In Xyrauchen texanus isolate HMW12.3.18 chromosome 23, RBS_HiC_50CHRs, whole genome shotgun sequence, a genomic segment contains:
- the tmem128 gene encoding transmembrane protein 128 — MADFSEFVNLRRRFNTIEQQQKQQQQEDEQSVCADEAVDVKSSARINSHSVFWIISSLTITYYVDFFSVIFNSADIHSWWFAVGVVLLGLCLSLAAFCIVYLEWFKGIIHYEQEYPAIPAVTTGAFIAASCSFNIALWPVWSFFTPVILFSQFMGVVMLISLMG; from the exons ATGGCGGATTTCAGTGAGTTTGTGAATTTGCGGCGGCGATTTAATACAAtcgaacaacaacaaaaacaacaacaacaagaagaCGAACAga GTGTTTGTGCAGATGAAGCTGTAGATGTGAAGTCCTCTGCTCGTATCAACAGTCACTCAGTCTTCTGGATTATCTCATCTCTCACTATCACCTATTATGTGGATTTCTTCTCTGTCATATTCAACAGCGCTGATATTCACAG TTGGTGGTTTGCTGTAGGTGTGGTGTTGTTGGGATTGTGTCTGAGTCTCGCAGCATTCTGTATCGTGTATCTGGAGTGGTTTAAAGGCATCATACACTACGAGCAGGAATATCCTGCCATCCCAGCTGTCACCACTGGCGCCTTCATCGCTGCGTCCTGCAG cttTAACATCGCTCTGTGGCCGGTTTGGTCTTTCTTCACTCCAGTGATTCTGTTCTCTCAGTTTATGGGGGTGGTGATGTTGATTTCACTGATGGGCTGA